The window TGCACATCACCTGATAGCCAGAAAAGATTGGACGCCATGCAAGGGCGCGGCCATGATTCCCGGCATCGGCCCCCAAGAGAGCCGCGATGAACGCCGGGCGCCAACAGATCCCGCACGGGACGCATGACAAGGCCCGCCACCGCACTGGAGACAAGCATGAACCTGGGATCACCCCCGCGCCGCCACCCGCTGCCGTCCTGAGCGCGCCTTGCCGCCGCCATAACGATAACCACGAGACACGCCTTCAAGGAGCCCGACAATGCATCATGTCGACGCCGCCGACCCGGTCGGCCGCGGCAGTTCCGCCGCATCCGTTGCACCCGCTGCATCCGCCGCATCCAATGCCCCCGCCGCCGCTCAGATCGGGCAGAAGCCGACCCGTTACCGCTGGGTGGTGATGGGCCTGATCTTCCTGATCTGGGCCATCGCCTGCGCTGACCGGGCCAATTTCGGTATCGCCTTGCCCTACATGAAGAAGGAATACGGCATCACCAATACCGAAGCCGGACTGATCGTGAGCCTGTTTTCGTTTGCCTATGGCCTGGTGCAGATTCCGGTCGGGCTGATGTACAAGCGCCTGAGCGAAAAGACCACCGGCATTCTCTTTTCCGTCTTCATGCTGCTGACCTCGCTCTTCACCGGGCTCATGGGCACGACCTCTTCGGTCTTGCTGCTGCAGCTCTACCGCGTGGGGCTGGGCTTGTCCGAGGGACCGCTGGGCATCGGCTGTACCAACGTGATCAACCGCTGGTTCCCGCCCGAGGAAAAGGGCACCGCCACCGGCCTCTGGATTGCCGCCTCCAAGCTGGGCCCCCTGATCGTGCCCACGGTCTGCATCATCGTCATCCAGCTCTGGGGCTGGCGCGAAATCTTTTACGTATTTGCCGTGCCCGGCATCTTCCTGGCCATCCTGTGGTTCTTCCTGGTGACCAATTCGCCCTCCGAGAACCGTTTCTGCAATGAGGCCGAACGCCGCTACATCACCCAGGATGTCGCGGCCGGCCCCGCCACCGCCACCGCCAGCAGCCGCGCCCATGTGGGCGCGCAAGTGACGCCGATGCCCTGGCTGGACGGCATCAACCGCACCCGCCGCGTGCCACGCCTGGAAACGCTGCGCCAGGTGTTCACGTCCTGGAACGTGATCGGCGTGGCCATCGGCTATGGCTGCATGATCGGCATCAGCAATATCTTCATGTCGTGGATTCCGACCTACCTGGTCACGGTCAAGGGCTTTGCCTCGGTGAAGATGGGCTTCCTCGCCTCGGCCCCCTTCATCGGCGCGGTCGCCGGCAACATGCTCGGCGGCGTGATCTCGGACCGCCTGCTGGGCGGCCGCCGCAAGCCCATGATGCTGCTGGGTGCGCTGGGCACGGCCCTGATGACCCTGCTGCTGGTGGAAGCGCCCGACAGCGTGCTCTACCTCGGCGCCATGCTGATGCTCTCGGGCCTGATGCTGGGCATCGGCTTTGCCGGCTACTCGGCCTATCCCATGGGCCTGGCAACCAAGGCCACCTATCCGGCCGCCTTCGGCATCGTCAATTCGCTGGGCCAGATCGGTGGCGCCTGCGCACCGCTGGCCGTGGGGATGTTGCTGGACCGCTATGACTGGAGCAGCGTCTTCCTCTACATGGTGGGGACATCGCTGCTGTGCCTGGCGCTGCTGCTGAGCGTGGTCGAGCCGATCACGGTGAGGAAGGCCGGGGAGGAAGCCTGAGCGCCATCGGCCCGGGATCATCGGGACGGGCGAACAATGTTGCGGGTGAATAATATCTCATCGATATTAATAGGAATCGAATTATATATTGGACAAATGGAAGCACCCGAGGCACCCTTACGGTCCCTTTTTCCCTAAGCCGCCTCTGAGGAGACACCCATCATGCCAACCTACCGTTCCTATACCACCACCCAGGGCCGCAACATGGCCGGCGCGCGCGCGCTGTGGCGCGCCACTGGCATGAAGGATGGCGATTTCACCAAGCCCATCATCGCGGTGGTCAACTCCTTCACCCAGTTCGTGCCCGGCCACGTCCACCTGAAGGACCTGGGACAGCTGGTGGCGCGCGAGATCGAGGCGGCCGGCGGCGTGGCCAAGGAATTCAACACCATCGCCGTCGATGACGGCATCGCCATGGGTCACGACGGCATGCTGTACTCGCTGCCCTCGCGCGACCTGATCGCCGACTCGGTGGAATACATGGTCAACGCCCACTGCGCCGACGCCATGGTCTGCATCTCCAACTGCGACAAGATCACCCCGGGCATGCTGATGGCCGCCATGCGCCTGAACATCCCCGTGGTCTTCGTCTCCGGCGGCCCGATGGAAGCCGGCAAGGTCATCAAGACCGTCAACACCGACAAGAAGGTCATCAAGCTGGACCTGGTGGACGCCATGATCCAGGCCGGCGACAAGAACATCTCGGACGCCGACGTGGCCGAAGTGGAACGCTCGGCCTGTCCCACCTGCGGTTCCTGCTCGGGCATGTTCACCGCCAACTCGATGAACTGCCTGACCGAAGTGCTGGGCCTGTCGCTGCCGGGCAATGGCACCATCGTCGCCACCCACGCCGACCGCAAGGAACTGTTCCTGCGCGCTGGCCGCCTGATCGTCGAACTGGCCAAGCGCCACTACGAACAGGACGACTACAGCATCCTGCCGCGCAACATCTGCACCAAGGAAACCTGGGAAAACGCCATGACCCTGGACGTCTCCATGGGCGGCTCCACCAACACCGTGCTGCACCTGCTGGCTGCCGCGCACGAAGCCAAGGTGGAATTCACCATGGCCGACATCGACCGCATCTCGCGCCGCGTGCCCTGCCTGTGCAAGGTCGCCCCGATGACCAACAAGTACCACATCGAAGACGTGCACCGCGCCGGCGGCATCATCTCCATCCTGGGCGAACTGGCCCGCGCCGGCTTGCTGGACACCTCCCGTCCCACCGTGCACAGCAAGACCCTGGGCGAAGCCATCGAGAAGTTCGACATCCGCGTTTCCAGCGATCCGGCCGTGCACAAGCTGTTCCGTGCTGCGCCCGGCGGCGTGCCCACGCAGGTGGCCTTCTCGCAGGAAGAGCGCTTCGAGGCCAACGACCTGGACCGCGCCAACGGCTGCATCCGTGATCGTGAACACGCCTACTCGCAGGATGGCGGCCTGGCCGTCCTCTACGGCAACATTGCCGAGAAGGGTTGCATCGTCAAGACGGCGGGCGTGGATGAAAGCATCCTGAAGTTCTCCGGCACCGCACGCGTCTTCGAAAGCCAGGACGCCGCCGTGGAAGGCATCCTGGGCGACAAGGTCAAGGCCGGCGATGTCGTCATCGTGCGCTACGAAGGCCCCAAGGGCGGCCCCGGCATGCAGGAAATGCTGTATCCGACCTCGTACATCAAGTCCAAGGGCCTGGGCAAGGCGTGCGCGCTGTTTACCGATGGCCGCTTCTCCGGCGGTTCCTCCGGCCTGGTGATCGGCCACGCCTCCCCGGAAGCGGCTGAAGGCGGCGCCATCGGCCTGGTGGAAGAGGGCGACATGATCGACATCGACATCCCCAACCGCACCATCAACCTGCGCATCTCCAGCGACGACCTGGCCAAGCGCCGCACCGCCATGGAAGCCCGTGGCGACGCCGCCTGGCAACCGGGCAACCGCCAGCGCGTGGTCTCGCAGGCGCTGCAGGCCTATGCGGCGCTGACCACGTCGGCTGATCGTGGCGCGGTGCGTGATCTGTCGCAATTGAAGCGCTGATCTGTTGATCTGCCTGAAATGACAAAGCCGCCCGGTGCATGCCGGGCGGCTTTTTTTGCGCCCGCAGTCCGGGCGCGCTACCTCCGCGCTTCAGGCCTTGAGCTCAGGCCGCATATGCGTCGCCGC is drawn from Herbaspirillum seropedicae and contains these coding sequences:
- a CDS encoding MFS transporter, with product MHHVDAADPVGRGSSAASVAPAASAASNAPAAAQIGQKPTRYRWVVMGLIFLIWAIACADRANFGIALPYMKKEYGITNTEAGLIVSLFSFAYGLVQIPVGLMYKRLSEKTTGILFSVFMLLTSLFTGLMGTTSSVLLLQLYRVGLGLSEGPLGIGCTNVINRWFPPEEKGTATGLWIAASKLGPLIVPTVCIIVIQLWGWREIFYVFAVPGIFLAILWFFLVTNSPSENRFCNEAERRYITQDVAAGPATATASSRAHVGAQVTPMPWLDGINRTRRVPRLETLRQVFTSWNVIGVAIGYGCMIGISNIFMSWIPTYLVTVKGFASVKMGFLASAPFIGAVAGNMLGGVISDRLLGGRRKPMMLLGALGTALMTLLLVEAPDSVLYLGAMLMLSGLMLGIGFAGYSAYPMGLATKATYPAAFGIVNSLGQIGGACAPLAVGMLLDRYDWSSVFLYMVGTSLLCLALLLSVVEPITVRKAGEEA
- the ilvD gene encoding dihydroxy-acid dehydratase, with the protein product MPTYRSYTTTQGRNMAGARALWRATGMKDGDFTKPIIAVVNSFTQFVPGHVHLKDLGQLVAREIEAAGGVAKEFNTIAVDDGIAMGHDGMLYSLPSRDLIADSVEYMVNAHCADAMVCISNCDKITPGMLMAAMRLNIPVVFVSGGPMEAGKVIKTVNTDKKVIKLDLVDAMIQAGDKNISDADVAEVERSACPTCGSCSGMFTANSMNCLTEVLGLSLPGNGTIVATHADRKELFLRAGRLIVELAKRHYEQDDYSILPRNICTKETWENAMTLDVSMGGSTNTVLHLLAAAHEAKVEFTMADIDRISRRVPCLCKVAPMTNKYHIEDVHRAGGIISILGELARAGLLDTSRPTVHSKTLGEAIEKFDIRVSSDPAVHKLFRAAPGGVPTQVAFSQEERFEANDLDRANGCIRDREHAYSQDGGLAVLYGNIAEKGCIVKTAGVDESILKFSGTARVFESQDAAVEGILGDKVKAGDVVIVRYEGPKGGPGMQEMLYPTSYIKSKGLGKACALFTDGRFSGGSSGLVIGHASPEAAEGGAIGLVEEGDMIDIDIPNRTINLRISSDDLAKRRTAMEARGDAAWQPGNRQRVVSQALQAYAALTTSADRGAVRDLSQLKR